A window from Drosophila miranda strain MSH22 chromosome Y unlocalized genomic scaffold, D.miranda_PacBio2.1 Contig_Y2_pilon, whole genome shotgun sequence encodes these proteins:
- the LOC117192705 gene encoding uncharacterized protein LOC117192705, translated as MGKHRTAQQDAIFIAFMERHPMIAKNYLKGDKLAAEAAWKRLSKELNSVGPPVKEVCEWKRVWKDWKSCIRKKINNNRLEDSNACGKGSLYQDTLPALEDAVAVICDLYDKPDRVVESRPKARPEISNRLQLQDIKTDHDEVTATDDDDEEEDD; from the exons GGGCAAACACAGAACTGCGCAGCAAGATGCCATATTCATCGCATTTATGGAGAGACACCCAATGATAGCCAAAAACTACCTCAAGGGTGATAAGCTGGCAGCTGAAGCCGCCTGGAAGCGGCTTTCAAAGGAGTTAAATAGCGTGGGTCCGCCTGTCAAAGAAGTTTGTGAGTGGAAAAGA GTATGGAAAGACTGGAAAAGCTGCATTCGTAAAAAGATTAACAATAACAGGCTGGAAGATTCAAATGCCTGCGGCAAAGGCTCGCTGTATCAGGATACACTCCCTGCTCTAGAGGATGCAGTGGCCGTGATCTGTGACTTGTATGATAAGCCCGACAGAGTAGTCGAATCTCGTCCAAAGGCACGTCCTGAAATTTCCAACCGTTTGCAACTGCAGGACATCAAGACCGACCACGACGAGGTCACAGCCACAGATGACG ATGATGAGGAAGAAGATGACTGA